The following are encoded together in the Kribbella sp. CA-293567 genome:
- the recA gene encoding recombinase RecA, with protein sequence MAGAAAKDDRKAADREKALATALTQIERNCGKGAVMRLGDQERAKIEVIPTGSIALDVALGIGGLPRGRVVEIYGPESSGKTTVALHAVANAQRAGGIAAFIDAEHALDPDYAQKLGVDTDALLVSQPDSGEQALEIADMLIRSGAIDIVVIDSVAALVPRAEIEGEMGDSHVGLQARLMSQALRKMTGAVSGTNTTAIFINQLREKIGVMFGSPETTTGGKALKFYASVRLDVRRIESLKDGTDFVGNRTRVKVVKNKVAPPFKQAEFDIIYGQGISREGSLLDLGVEQGFVRKAGAWFTYESDQLGQGRENARNFLRDNPDLANELEKKIKDKMGIGVAADKPAEAAAEVDVDF encoded by the coding sequence ATGGCTGGTGCAGCGGCGAAGGACGACCGCAAGGCCGCGGATCGCGAGAAGGCGCTGGCGACCGCGCTGACGCAGATCGAGCGGAACTGCGGCAAGGGCGCGGTGATGCGCCTGGGCGACCAGGAGCGGGCGAAGATCGAGGTCATTCCGACCGGGTCGATCGCGCTCGACGTCGCGCTCGGGATCGGTGGCCTGCCACGCGGTCGTGTGGTGGAGATCTACGGCCCGGAATCCTCCGGTAAGACGACGGTCGCGCTGCACGCGGTGGCCAACGCCCAGCGGGCCGGTGGCATCGCGGCTTTCATCGACGCGGAGCACGCCCTCGACCCGGACTACGCGCAGAAGCTCGGCGTCGACACCGACGCCCTGCTGGTCTCGCAGCCGGACTCGGGTGAGCAGGCGCTGGAGATCGCCGACATGCTGATCCGCTCCGGCGCGATCGACATCGTCGTGATCGACTCGGTCGCCGCCCTGGTGCCCCGGGCCGAGATCGAGGGCGAGATGGGTGACAGCCACGTCGGTCTGCAGGCGCGGCTGATGAGCCAGGCGCTGCGGAAGATGACCGGTGCGGTCAGCGGGACCAACACCACCGCGATCTTCATCAACCAGCTGCGCGAGAAGATCGGCGTGATGTTCGGCTCCCCGGAGACGACGACCGGTGGTAAGGCGCTGAAGTTCTACGCGTCGGTCCGGCTCGACGTGCGCCGGATCGAGTCGCTGAAGGACGGTACCGACTTCGTCGGCAACCGGACCCGGGTCAAGGTCGTGAAGAACAAGGTCGCCCCGCCGTTCAAGCAGGCCGAGTTCGACATCATCTACGGCCAGGGCATCAGCCGTGAGGGCAGCCTGCTGGACCTCGGAGTGGAGCAGGGCTTCGTCCGCAAGGCCGGCGCCTGGTTCACCTACGAGAGCGACCAACTCGGTCAGGGCCGGGAGAACGCGCGGAACTTCCTGCGCGACAACCCGGATCTGGCCAACGAGCTGGAGAAGAAGATCAAGGACAAGATGGGGATCGGCGTGGCCGCGGACAAGCCGGCTGAGGCAGCGGCCGAGGTTGATGTCGACTTCTGA
- a CDS encoding DUF1707 SHOCT-like domain-containing protein, with the protein MSLEQPPPARRASDHDRERAAAVIQEAHSDGRLDFEELDERLTRVYSAKTEIELRTATADLLPVAHGADAELTIRAKHSAQKREGAWTVPERVTALPEHSSLKLDFTDAVVRWAEIHVEARPKHSSIVMIVPEGWSVDLDQVDMVGSTAKNKATAPKPGGVRLHITGEARHSSITVRHPRKRHWWWPWYRK; encoded by the coding sequence ATGAGTCTGGAACAGCCCCCGCCCGCCCGCAGGGCCTCCGATCACGACCGCGAGCGCGCCGCCGCGGTGATCCAGGAAGCGCACAGCGACGGCCGGCTGGACTTCGAGGAGCTGGACGAGCGGCTGACCCGGGTCTACTCCGCCAAGACCGAGATCGAGCTCCGTACCGCCACCGCCGACCTGCTGCCGGTCGCGCACGGCGCCGACGCCGAGCTGACGATCCGCGCCAAGCACAGTGCCCAGAAGCGCGAGGGCGCCTGGACCGTACCGGAGCGGGTGACCGCGCTGCCCGAGCACTCCTCACTGAAGCTCGACTTCACCGACGCGGTGGTGCGGTGGGCGGAGATCCACGTCGAGGCCCGCCCGAAGCACAGCTCCATCGTGATGATCGTGCCGGAGGGCTGGAGCGTCGATCTCGACCAGGTGGACATGGTCGGCAGCACCGCCAAGAACAAGGCCACTGCGCCGAAGCCCGGCGGTGTCCGCCTCCACATCACCGGCGAGGCCCGCCACAGCAGCATCACCGTCCGGCATCCGCGCAAGCGGCACTGGTGGTGGCCCTGGTATCGCAAGTGA
- a CDS encoding NUDIX domain-containing protein, translating into MHLATFVHDQPLDLACLAIERVAVRGVLFRGDELLLLGSRHGDYKFPGGGVEPGETLQTALQREFLEECGLREVAVGERLGDTVEYARSADPAYEVFKMTSHYFACTSRATPTGVQQLETYEANLELEPRWVTVEQALEANRAVLASGVGVMRWLTRETKALEMLFS; encoded by the coding sequence ATGCATCTCGCCACCTTCGTCCACGACCAGCCCCTGGATCTCGCCTGCCTGGCGATCGAACGCGTCGCGGTCCGCGGTGTGCTGTTTCGGGGCGATGAACTTCTGCTCCTCGGTTCGCGACACGGCGACTACAAGTTTCCCGGCGGCGGGGTCGAGCCCGGCGAGACGCTCCAGACCGCGCTGCAACGCGAGTTCCTGGAGGAGTGCGGCCTGCGCGAGGTCGCCGTCGGCGAGAGGCTTGGAGACACGGTCGAGTACGCGCGCTCCGCCGACCCGGCGTACGAGGTCTTCAAGATGACTTCGCACTACTTCGCTTGCACGAGTCGAGCGACGCCGACGGGCGTCCAGCAACTCGAGACCTACGAGGCAAACCTCGAACTGGAGCCGCGGTGGGTGACCGTCGAGCAAGCATTGGAGGCCAACCGAGCGGTACTGGCGAGCGGGGTCGGGGTGATGCGGTGGCTGACTCGCGAGACGAAGGCGCTCGAGATGCTGTTCAGCTGA
- the rny gene encoding ribonuclease Y, whose translation MSLAAIPTAASVGLVLIGLLIVGLLGWIGLTLSRRKVADVSAAHTAAEANAKLEAATITAEARSAADRVTRQAEEAAAVLRVRAETAEQRAEEIRRGSETRAEELRRESETRASEVRREAEQRASDVRREAESEAQSIREDLREQRLEMERREHRLTEREERLDEQHRAIEERQSEITTQLAELDQRKAEIRDLEDERRRILEGVANLTTEQAKAELVSAIEAEAKRHAHTIVRDIERQAQDEGEVKARRIITGAVQRLASEQTSESVVSVVHLPSDDMKGRIIGREGRNIRSFEQTTGVNLIIDDTPEAVLLSCFDPVRRETARLTLDSLVLDGRIHPSRIEEIYERSKGEVAELCERAAEDAMADVGITDLHPELVRTMGLLRYRTSYGQNVLKHLVECAHLAGMMAAELGLDVDRCKRGAFLHDIGKALTHESEGSHAIVGAELARKYGEDGDVVHCIEAHHNEVEVRTVEAVLTQAADAISGGRPGARRESLEAYVQRLERLEEIAMHHDGVEKVFAMQAGREIRVMVLPDAVDDIAAQVMARDIAKQVEEELTYPGQIRVTVVRESRATEVAK comes from the coding sequence ATGTCACTCGCGGCCATACCGACGGCGGCATCTGTGGGACTCGTCCTGATCGGGTTGCTGATCGTCGGCCTGCTCGGCTGGATCGGCCTGACCCTGTCCCGCCGCAAGGTCGCCGACGTCTCCGCGGCCCACACTGCCGCCGAGGCGAACGCCAAGCTCGAGGCGGCCACCATCACGGCCGAGGCCAGGTCCGCTGCCGACCGCGTCACCCGGCAGGCCGAAGAAGCAGCCGCCGTACTGCGTGTGCGGGCAGAGACTGCCGAGCAGCGGGCGGAGGAGATCCGCCGTGGTTCCGAGACCCGCGCGGAGGAGCTTCGTCGCGAGTCGGAGACCCGTGCGTCCGAAGTACGGCGGGAAGCCGAGCAGCGTGCCTCCGACGTACGCCGTGAGGCCGAGTCCGAGGCGCAGTCGATTCGCGAGGACCTGCGTGAGCAGCGGCTGGAGATGGAACGCCGCGAGCACCGGCTGACCGAACGCGAGGAACGCCTCGACGAGCAGCACCGCGCGATCGAGGAGCGGCAGAGCGAGATCACGACCCAGCTCGCCGAGCTCGACCAGCGCAAGGCGGAGATCCGCGATCTCGAGGACGAGCGCCGCCGGATCCTGGAAGGCGTCGCCAACCTCACCACCGAGCAGGCGAAGGCCGAGCTGGTCAGCGCGATCGAGGCCGAGGCCAAGCGGCACGCGCACACGATCGTCCGCGACATCGAGCGGCAGGCGCAGGACGAGGGCGAGGTCAAGGCCCGCAGGATCATCACCGGAGCCGTTCAGCGGCTCGCCTCCGAGCAGACCAGCGAGTCGGTCGTGTCGGTGGTGCACCTGCCCAGCGACGACATGAAGGGCCGGATCATCGGCCGTGAGGGCCGCAATATCAGGTCGTTCGAGCAGACCACCGGCGTCAACCTGATCATCGACGACACCCCCGAAGCGGTGCTGCTGTCCTGCTTCGACCCGGTACGCCGGGAAACCGCGCGGCTGACCCTGGACTCGCTGGTGCTCGACGGCCGGATCCACCCGAGCCGGATCGAGGAGATCTACGAGCGCAGCAAGGGCGAGGTGGCCGAGCTGTGTGAGCGGGCCGCCGAGGACGCGATGGCCGACGTGGGGATCACCGATCTGCACCCCGAACTGGTTCGCACGATGGGGCTGTTGCGCTACCGCACGTCGTACGGGCAGAACGTGCTCAAGCACCTGGTCGAGTGTGCGCACCTCGCCGGGATGATGGCCGCTGAGCTGGGGCTGGACGTGGACCGGTGCAAGCGAGGCGCCTTCCTGCACGACATCGGCAAGGCGCTGACCCACGAGTCCGAGGGCAGCCACGCGATCGTCGGGGCCGAGCTTGCGCGCAAGTACGGCGAGGACGGCGACGTCGTGCACTGCATCGAGGCCCACCACAACGAGGTCGAGGTGCGGACCGTCGAGGCTGTGCTGACCCAGGCGGCGGACGCGATCAGCGGCGGCCGGCCGGGCGCGCGGCGTGAGTCGCTCGAGGCCTACGTGCAGCGGTTGGAGCGGCTGGAAGAGATCGCGATGCACCACGACGGTGTGGAGAAGGTCTTCGCGATGCAGGCCGGGCGCGAGATCCGGGTGATGGTGCTGCCGGACGCTGTGGACGACATCGCGGCTCAGGTGATGGCGCGCGACATCGCCAAGCAGGTCGAGGAGGAGCTGACCTACCCGGGGCAGATCCGCGTCACCGTGGTGCGCGAGTCCCGGGCGACCGAGGTCGCGAAGTAG
- a CDS encoding M50 family metallopeptidase, which yields MSALLTFLGVVLFVIGILASVALHEMGHMLPAKAFGMKVTQFFVGFGKTVWSTKRGETEYGIKAIPAGGFVRMIGMMPPAKGQDPTKVRKANTGPIQSMVENARTAEYETIDPADNGRLFYQKVWWKKLIVMASGPLVNVVIAFVLFGGLFMLYGANVAQTTVRTVTDCVIPASEAADADRTCKPTDKVSPAKTAGFQVGDKILSFNGTTITTWDDLTPLIRANTDKAASIVVERNGQQQTLTTNTILNQVVEKAGSDKVVSVGFLGVSPEQKVVRQDFPFVVDKMGELTVATVKALGNFPEKLVGVAKSIVGGERDQDSPMSVVGASRVAGEVASNQDMTAGSRIAFLVSLLASLNLFLALFNFIPLLPLDGGHMVGAIWEGIRRGFAKLLGRPDPGYVDVAKLLPIAYVAASVIVVMGVLLVIADIVNPIRLFNG from the coding sequence ATGAGCGCACTCCTCACTTTCCTCGGCGTGGTGCTGTTCGTGATCGGCATCCTGGCGTCGGTGGCACTGCATGAAATGGGTCACATGCTGCCGGCCAAGGCGTTCGGCATGAAGGTGACCCAGTTCTTCGTCGGCTTCGGCAAGACCGTCTGGTCGACCAAGCGCGGCGAGACGGAGTACGGGATCAAGGCGATCCCGGCGGGCGGGTTCGTCCGGATGATCGGGATGATGCCGCCGGCCAAGGGCCAGGACCCGACCAAGGTGCGCAAGGCCAACACCGGGCCGATCCAGTCGATGGTCGAGAACGCCCGCACGGCGGAGTACGAGACGATCGATCCGGCCGACAACGGGCGGCTGTTCTACCAGAAGGTGTGGTGGAAGAAGCTGATCGTGATGGCGTCCGGCCCGCTGGTGAACGTGGTGATCGCCTTCGTCCTGTTCGGCGGCCTGTTCATGCTGTACGGCGCCAACGTCGCGCAGACCACGGTCCGCACCGTCACCGACTGTGTGATCCCGGCGTCCGAGGCGGCCGACGCGGACCGCACCTGCAAGCCGACCGACAAGGTCTCCCCGGCCAAGACCGCCGGGTTCCAGGTCGGCGACAAGATCTTGTCCTTCAACGGCACCACCATCACCACCTGGGACGACCTGACCCCACTGATCCGGGCGAACACCGACAAGGCCGCGAGCATCGTGGTCGAGCGCAACGGTCAGCAGCAGACGCTGACCACCAACACCATCCTCAACCAGGTGGTGGAGAAGGCCGGCTCGGACAAGGTCGTCTCGGTCGGCTTCCTCGGCGTCTCGCCGGAGCAGAAGGTGGTCCGGCAGGACTTCCCGTTCGTGGTCGACAAGATGGGCGAGCTGACCGTGGCCACGGTGAAGGCGCTCGGCAACTTCCCGGAGAAGCTGGTCGGCGTCGCCAAGTCGATCGTCGGCGGCGAGCGCGACCAGGACAGCCCGATGAGCGTCGTCGGTGCCAGCCGGGTCGCCGGTGAGGTGGCCTCCAACCAGGACATGACGGCCGGTTCCCGGATCGCCTTCCTGGTCTCGCTGCTCGCCTCGCTGAACCTCTTCCTCGCCCTGTTCAACTTCATCCCGCTGCTGCCACTGGACGGCGGGCACATGGTCGGCGCGATCTGGGAGGGCATCCGGCGCGGCTTCGCCAAGCTGCTCGGCCGGCCCGACCCCGGGTACGTCGACGTCGCCAAGCTGCTGCCGATCGCCTATGTGGCGGCCAGTGTCATCGTGGTGATGGGTGTCCTGCTCGTCATCGCCGACATCGTCAACCCGATCAGGCTCTTCAACGGCTAG
- a CDS encoding acyl-CoA dehydrogenase family protein — protein MTVSLDLVDADSLLTEEEIAIRATARRFADERLRPQLPEWFESASIPARELAKELGSLGLLGMHLTGYGCAGLGPVAYGLACLEIEAADSGMRSLVSVQGSLAMYAIWKYGSEEQKTEWLPRMAAGEAIGCFGLTEPDFGSNPAGMRTNARRDGDDWVLNGSKMWITNGSVADVAVVWARTEDGVRGFAVPTATPGFSAPEITRKMSLRASVTSELIFDDVRLPASALLPEARGLSGPLGCLNEARFGIIFGAMGAARDCLETAVAYAGERQVFDKPLSAYQLTQAKFADMAVELNKGILLAVHLGRLKEKGTLRPEQVSVGKLNNVREAIAIARECRTILAANGISGEYPVMRHANNLESVLTYEGTSEVHQLVIGQALTGQAAFR, from the coding sequence ATGACCGTTTCGCTGGATCTCGTGGATGCCGACTCGCTGCTCACCGAAGAGGAAATCGCTATCAGGGCGACGGCCCGGCGGTTCGCGGACGAGCGGTTGCGGCCGCAACTGCCGGAGTGGTTCGAGTCGGCGAGCATTCCCGCGCGGGAACTGGCGAAGGAGCTCGGCTCACTCGGCCTGCTGGGCATGCACCTGACCGGTTACGGCTGTGCCGGCCTGGGCCCGGTGGCGTACGGGCTGGCCTGCTTGGAGATCGAGGCGGCCGACTCCGGGATGCGGTCGCTGGTCAGCGTGCAGGGATCGCTGGCGATGTACGCGATCTGGAAATACGGCAGCGAGGAGCAGAAGACCGAGTGGCTGCCGCGGATGGCCGCGGGCGAGGCGATCGGCTGCTTCGGGCTGACCGAGCCGGATTTCGGGTCGAACCCGGCCGGTATGCGCACGAACGCGCGGCGCGACGGCGACGACTGGGTGCTCAACGGGTCGAAGATGTGGATCACCAACGGGTCGGTCGCCGACGTGGCCGTGGTGTGGGCGCGGACGGAGGACGGCGTGCGCGGTTTCGCCGTACCGACCGCTACGCCGGGGTTCTCCGCACCGGAGATCACCCGCAAGATGTCGCTGCGGGCTTCGGTCACGTCGGAGCTGATCTTCGACGACGTACGGCTGCCGGCGTCGGCTCTGCTGCCGGAGGCGCGAGGGCTGTCGGGGCCGCTGGGCTGCCTGAACGAGGCACGCTTCGGGATTATCTTCGGCGCGATGGGCGCGGCCCGCGACTGCCTGGAGACGGCGGTGGCCTATGCGGGTGAGCGGCAGGTGTTCGACAAGCCGCTCTCGGCGTACCAGTTGACGCAGGCGAAGTTCGCCGACATGGCCGTCGAGCTGAACAAGGGGATCCTGCTGGCCGTCCATCTCGGCCGGCTGAAGGAGAAGGGCACACTGCGCCCCGAGCAGGTCAGCGTCGGCAAGCTGAACAACGTCCGCGAGGCCATCGCGATCGCCCGCGAATGCCGCACGATCCTCGCCGCGAACGGGATCAGCGGCGAGTATCCAGTCATGCGGCACGCCAACAACCTCGAGTCGGTGCTCACCTACGAAGGCACCTCCGAGGTGCACCAACTGGTCATCGGCCAGGCCCTGACCGGCCAGGCCGCCTTCCGCTAG
- the ispG gene encoding flavodoxin-dependent (E)-4-hydroxy-3-methylbut-2-enyl-diphosphate synthase yields MSISLGMPALPPPTLAPRRKTRQIKVGKVLVGGDAPISVQSMTTTLTSDVNTTLQQIAELTAAGCDIVRVACPSQDDADALAEIAQHSQLPVIADIHFQPKYVFAAIEAGCAAVRVNPGNIRKFDDQVKQIAAAAKDHGTSIRIGVNAGSLDPRLLKKYGKATPEALVESAVWEASLFEEHDFHDFKISVKHNDPVVMVKAYELLSEAGDWPLHLGVTEAGPAFQGTIKSSVAFGALLAKGIGDTIRVSLSAPPVEEVKVGLQILQSLNLRERKLEIVSCPSCGRAQVDVYTLAEQVTAGLEGMEVPLRVAVMGCVVNGPGEAREADLGVASGNGKGQIFVKGEVIKTVPESKIVETLIEEAMRIAEEMGESAEGGEPSVVVG; encoded by the coding sequence ATGAGCATCTCCCTGGGCATGCCCGCGCTGCCTCCGCCGACCCTCGCCCCGCGCCGCAAGACCCGCCAGATCAAGGTGGGCAAGGTGCTGGTCGGTGGCGACGCCCCGATCTCGGTCCAGTCGATGACCACCACGCTGACCTCCGACGTCAACACGACGCTGCAGCAGATCGCGGAGCTCACCGCGGCCGGGTGCGACATCGTCCGGGTCGCCTGCCCGTCGCAGGACGACGCCGACGCGCTGGCCGAGATCGCGCAGCATTCGCAGCTCCCGGTGATCGCCGACATCCACTTCCAGCCGAAGTACGTGTTCGCCGCGATCGAGGCCGGCTGCGCGGCGGTCCGGGTGAACCCGGGCAACATCCGCAAGTTCGACGACCAGGTCAAGCAGATCGCGGCCGCCGCCAAGGATCACGGCACCTCGATCCGGATCGGCGTCAACGCCGGGTCGCTGGACCCGCGGCTGCTGAAGAAGTACGGCAAGGCGACGCCCGAGGCGCTGGTCGAGTCGGCCGTCTGGGAGGCGTCGCTGTTCGAGGAGCACGACTTCCACGACTTCAAGATCTCGGTCAAGCACAACGACCCGGTCGTGATGGTGAAGGCCTACGAGCTGCTCTCCGAGGCCGGCGACTGGCCGCTGCACCTCGGTGTGACCGAGGCCGGCCCGGCCTTCCAGGGCACGATCAAGTCGTCGGTCGCCTTCGGCGCCCTGCTGGCCAAGGGCATCGGCGACACGATCCGCGTCTCGCTGTCCGCGCCGCCGGTCGAGGAGGTCAAGGTCGGTCTGCAGATCCTGCAGTCGCTGAACCTGCGCGAGCGCAAGCTCGAGATCGTCTCCTGCCCGTCCTGTGGCCGCGCCCAGGTGGACGTCTACACGCTGGCCGAGCAGGTCACCGCCGGTCTGGAGGGTATGGAGGTCCCGCTCCGGGTCGCCGTGATGGGCTGCGTCGTGAACGGGCCGGGTGAGGCCCGGGAGGCCGACCTCGGTGTTGCCTCCGGCAACGGCAAGGGCCAGATCTTCGTCAAGGGCGAGGTGATCAAGACGGTGCCCGAGTCGAAGATCGTCGAGACCCTGATCGAAGAGGCGATGCGGATCGCCGAGGAGATGGGCGAGTCGGCCGAAGGCGGCGAGCCCAGCGTCGTCGTCGGCTGA
- the dxr gene encoding 1-deoxy-D-xylulose-5-phosphate reductoisomerase, with product MNQRTVVILGSTGSIGTQALELIGRNRDRFRVLALSAGGDNVALLARQALEFQVEVVGVARATTAQDLQLAFYAEAQRRGYAQGQFRIPKIITGPDASTELAGLACDVVLNGITGSVGLRPTLAALDAGTTLALANKESLVIGGPLVVKRVKPGQILPVDSEHSAIAQCLRAGTADEVRRLVVTASGGPFRGRTRAEMADVTPEQAANHPTWDMGPVITINSANLINKGLEVIEAHLLYGLPMDRIDVVVHPQSIVHSMVEFVDGSTVVQASPPDMRLPIALALGWPDRIPDAAPGCDWTKASSWEFEPLDDEAFPAVQLARQAGERGGTAPAVLNAANEVCVQAFRDGRLPFLGIVDTVARVVTEHDVPSYEELSVDDVLAADAWARARAHELTGTTVHDPTTLHGQETPQV from the coding sequence GTGAATCAACGCACCGTCGTCATCCTCGGTTCGACCGGCTCGATCGGAACACAGGCGCTCGAGCTGATCGGCCGCAACCGGGATCGGTTCCGGGTGCTCGCGCTGTCCGCGGGCGGCGACAACGTCGCTCTGCTGGCGCGGCAGGCATTGGAGTTCCAGGTCGAGGTCGTCGGGGTTGCCAGGGCCACCACGGCTCAGGATCTGCAGCTCGCCTTCTATGCCGAGGCGCAGCGGCGGGGCTATGCCCAGGGCCAGTTCAGGATCCCGAAGATCATCACCGGCCCGGACGCCTCGACCGAACTGGCCGGCCTGGCTTGTGACGTGGTGCTGAACGGCATCACCGGATCCGTCGGCCTGCGACCCACCCTGGCCGCGCTGGACGCCGGTACGACGCTCGCGCTCGCCAACAAGGAGTCGCTCGTCATCGGCGGCCCGCTGGTCGTGAAGCGGGTCAAGCCCGGCCAGATCCTCCCGGTCGACTCGGAGCACAGCGCGATCGCCCAGTGCCTGCGTGCCGGCACCGCCGACGAGGTACGCCGTCTGGTGGTGACCGCGAGCGGTGGCCCCTTCCGTGGCCGCACTCGCGCGGAGATGGCCGACGTGACCCCCGAGCAGGCGGCGAACCACCCGACCTGGGACATGGGCCCGGTGATCACGATCAACTCCGCCAACCTGATCAACAAGGGCCTCGAGGTGATCGAGGCCCATCTGCTCTACGGCCTGCCGATGGACCGGATCGACGTCGTCGTCCACCCGCAGTCGATCGTGCACTCGATGGTCGAGTTCGTGGACGGCTCCACCGTCGTCCAGGCCTCGCCGCCGGACATGCGGCTGCCGATCGCACTGGCCCTCGGCTGGCCCGACCGGATTCCGGACGCCGCGCCGGGCTGTGACTGGACCAAGGCCTCCTCCTGGGAGTTCGAGCCGCTCGACGACGAGGCGTTCCCGGCCGTCCAGCTGGCCCGCCAGGCGGGGGAGCGCGGCGGTACGGCGCCCGCCGTTCTGAACGCGGCGAACGAGGTCTGCGTGCAGGCGTTCCGCGACGGGCGGCTGCCGTTCCTCGGCATCGTCGACACCGTCGCCCGGGTGGTGACCGAACACGACGTACCCTCGTACGAGGAACTGTCCGTCGACGACGTACTCGCCGCGGACGCCTGGGCCCGGGCCCGGGCCCACGAACTGACCGGCACCACCGTGCACGACCCGACCACCCTTCATGGCCAGGAGACCCCACAGGTATGA
- a CDS encoding nucleosidase, producing the protein MTDYMVVSATRGEARYVPDRIPVIITGVGKTAAAVITAQALAGRDTCNLVVLNVGTTGALRAGLSGLYLPSEVVNHDINAEAIRAIGLDPKESLLIEGGDGTVLASGDVFVTDPAVKARLAERAHLVDMEAYGVAFACRQFGVPVRLVKHVSDSADETALDWPAQVDISARALGDWLRSELS; encoded by the coding sequence GTGACGGACTACATGGTGGTCAGTGCGACCCGCGGCGAGGCTCGGTACGTTCCGGACAGGATCCCGGTGATCATCACCGGAGTCGGCAAGACGGCCGCGGCGGTGATCACCGCACAAGCTCTGGCCGGCCGCGACACCTGCAACCTGGTCGTCCTCAACGTCGGTACGACGGGTGCGCTGCGCGCCGGTCTGTCCGGGCTCTACCTGCCGAGTGAGGTCGTCAACCACGACATCAACGCGGAGGCGATCCGGGCGATCGGGCTGGACCCGAAGGAGTCGCTGCTGATCGAGGGTGGCGACGGGACGGTGCTCGCCTCAGGCGATGTGTTCGTGACCGACCCGGCGGTCAAGGCGCGACTGGCCGAGCGGGCCCATCTCGTCGACATGGAGGCGTACGGCGTCGCGTTCGCCTGCCGCCAGTTCGGCGTACCGGTGCGGCTCGTGAAGCACGTGTCCGACTCGGCCGACGAGACCGCGCTGGACTGGCCGGCTCAGGTCGACATCAGCGCCAGGGCCCTCGGCGACTGGCTCCGCAGCGAGCTCAGCTGA
- a CDS encoding regulatory protein RecX: protein MLLDKLSGQPRTRAELADMLAEREIPDGVADEVLDRFTEVGLIDDAAFANAWVESRHRGRGLGKRALAQELRRRGVDDEMARDALEEIAPDQEEATARALVRKKLRSMRNLERQVAMRRLVGMLARKGYPGALAMTVVKQELAATDEELPLLNESGLEAE from the coding sequence ATTCTGCTCGACAAGCTGAGCGGCCAGCCGCGGACTCGGGCCGAGCTGGCCGACATGCTGGCCGAGCGGGAGATTCCCGACGGGGTGGCGGACGAAGTACTCGATCGGTTCACCGAGGTTGGGTTGATCGATGACGCCGCGTTCGCGAACGCCTGGGTCGAGTCCCGGCATCGCGGTCGCGGGCTGGGTAAGCGAGCTCTCGCCCAGGAACTCCGTCGGCGAGGAGTCGACGACGAGATGGCTCGCGATGCTCTCGAGGAGATCGCTCCGGATCAGGAAGAGGCCACGGCGCGAGCCTTGGTTCGCAAGAAGCTCCGCTCGATGCGCAATCTGGAACGCCAGGTCGCCATGCGCCGGCTCGTCGGCATGCTGGCTCGGAAGGGCTACCCCGGCGCCCTGGCGATGACCGTCGTCAAACAAGAACTGGCCGCCACTGACGAGGAACTTCCCCTGCTCAACGAGTCCGGCCTCGAAGCCGAGTAG
- a CDS encoding antitoxin translates to MNDFQEQAKNWLRNVVAQNPDKIKAGVEKAGDLIDKQTGGKYAEKVDSVQEKVGGYVDSHGKPSQPSGDPGNTSTEQNGETTAAADEATKAETGDGAPDAATQPGSSGAEQSVGSTAGSSEASEADATGAAADEAVDEASPEAVDGRVVGGEVPDVEENPSSSAGSGTEGAATGGTATGTSDGGLPGPR, encoded by the coding sequence ATGAACGATTTCCAGGAACAGGCTAAGAACTGGCTCCGGAATGTCGTCGCGCAAAACCCGGACAAGATCAAGGCGGGCGTGGAGAAAGCCGGCGACCTGATCGACAAGCAGACCGGCGGGAAGTACGCCGAGAAGGTCGATTCGGTGCAGGAGAAGGTCGGCGGCTATGTCGACTCTCACGGCAAACCTTCGCAGCCCTCCGGTGATCCCGGGAACACCTCGACCGAGCAGAACGGTGAGACGACCGCCGCGGCTGATGAGGCGACTAAGGCTGAGACGGGTGACGGCGCGCCTGATGCGGCGACGCAGCCCGGCAGTTCCGGAGCTGAGCAATCGGTAGGCTCGACGGCCGGCAGTTCGGAGGCGAGTGAAGCGGACGCGACTGGTGCGGCCGCGGACGAGGCTGTCGACGAAGCGTCCCCGGAAGCGGTAGACGGCAGAGTCGTCGGCGGGGAAGTGCCCGATGTCGAGGAGAACCCGAGCAGTTCGGCGGGTTCCGGCACCGAGGGTGCGGCGACCGGCGGCACCGCAACAGGTACGTCGGACGGCGGGCTCCCCGGCCCGAGGTAG